A single genomic interval of Burkholderia cepacia ATCC 25416 harbors:
- the xerD gene encoding site-specific tyrosine recombinase XerD, whose protein sequence is MSESLISPEADGDAAAASPALLASRASIDVFCDALWLEHGLARNTLDAYRRDLVLFSQWLAATHDTSLDSVDEAMVTGYIAARSDGKATSSNRRLSVFRRYYGWAVREHRASADPTLRISSAKQAARFPSTLSEAQVEALLGAPDIGTPLGLRDRTMLELMYASGLRVSELVTLKTVEVGLNEGVVRVMGKGSKERLVPFGEVAHGWIERYLRDARPALLGARAADALFVTARGDGMTRQQFWNIIKRHAQHADVRAHLSPHTLRHAFATHLLNHGADLRVVQLLLGHSDISTTQIYTHVARERLKTLHAQHHPRG, encoded by the coding sequence ATGAGTGAATCGCTGATTTCCCCCGAAGCCGACGGCGATGCCGCCGCGGCGTCCCCCGCGCTGCTCGCGAGCCGCGCATCGATCGACGTGTTTTGCGATGCGCTGTGGCTCGAGCACGGGCTCGCACGCAACACGCTCGATGCTTACCGGCGTGATCTGGTGCTGTTTTCCCAATGGCTGGCCGCGACCCACGACACGTCGCTCGATTCGGTCGACGAAGCGATGGTGACGGGCTACATCGCCGCGCGCAGCGACGGCAAGGCGACGTCGTCGAACCGGCGGCTGTCCGTGTTCCGGCGCTATTACGGCTGGGCCGTGCGCGAGCATCGCGCGAGCGCCGACCCGACGCTGCGGATCTCGTCCGCGAAACAGGCGGCCCGGTTTCCGTCGACGTTGTCGGAGGCGCAGGTCGAGGCGCTGCTCGGCGCGCCCGATATCGGCACGCCGCTTGGCCTGCGCGATCGCACGATGCTCGAGCTGATGTATGCGAGCGGATTGCGCGTGAGCGAACTCGTGACGTTGAAGACCGTCGAGGTCGGGCTCAACGAGGGCGTCGTGCGCGTGATGGGCAAGGGCTCGAAGGAGCGGCTCGTGCCGTTCGGCGAAGTCGCGCACGGCTGGATCGAGCGCTATCTGCGCGATGCGCGGCCGGCGCTGCTCGGCGCGCGCGCGGCCGACGCGCTGTTCGTGACCGCACGCGGCGACGGGATGACGCGCCAGCAGTTCTGGAACATCATCAAGCGTCACGCGCAGCACGCGGACGTGCGCGCCCACCTGTCGCCGCACACGCTGCGGCACGCGTTCGCGACGCACCTGCTGAACCACGGCGCCGACCTGCGCGTCGTGCAATTGCTGCTCGGTCACAGCGACATCTCGACCACGCAGATCTATACGCACGTCGCGCGCGAGCGGTTGAAGACGCTGCACGCGCAACACCATCCGCGCGGTTAG
- a CDS encoding methylated-DNA--[protein]-cysteine S-methyltransferase translates to MFNAVIDAPFGKIGIRTDAAVVREIVYLPESVKPVDPDSPLAKRAVKQIERYFARASARFDLPLAEVGSAFQHRVWDVISDIPPGAVLTYGQVAKRIGSAPRAVGQACGANYFPLVIPCHRVVAAGGLGGFANHDDNGYYQKVKRWLLAHEGVPY, encoded by the coding sequence ATGTTCAATGCAGTCATCGACGCACCGTTCGGCAAGATCGGCATCCGCACGGATGCCGCGGTGGTGCGCGAGATCGTCTATCTGCCCGAATCGGTGAAGCCGGTCGATCCGGATTCGCCGCTCGCGAAGCGCGCGGTCAAGCAGATCGAACGTTACTTCGCGCGCGCGTCGGCGCGCTTCGACCTGCCGCTCGCCGAGGTCGGCAGCGCGTTCCAGCACCGCGTGTGGGACGTGATCAGCGATATCCCGCCCGGCGCGGTGCTGACCTACGGCCAGGTCGCGAAGCGGATCGGCAGCGCGCCGCGCGCGGTCGGCCAGGCGTGCGGCGCGAACTACTTCCCGCTCGTGATCCCGTGCCATCGCGTCGTCGCGGCGGGCGGCCTCGGCGGTTTCGCGAACCACGACGACAACGGGTATTACCAGAAAGTGAAGCGCTGGCTGCTGGCGCACGAGGGCGTGCCGTACTGA
- the queG gene encoding tRNA epoxyqueuosine(34) reductase QueG — MNRLPELAASDRPSTRAEGAAPCALDDAALTALAARIRAWGRELGFGAIGISDTDLSDAEAGLAAWLEAGYHGEMDYMAKHGMKRARPAELVAGTRRVISARLAYLPAQTLADGAPGALAPHDWRAREQARLNDPQAAVVSIYARGRDYHKVLRNRLQTLAERIEQAIGAFGYRVFTDSAPVLEVELAQKAGVGWRGKHTLLLQRDAGSLFFLGEIYVDVPLPTDAHTSPDTAPETPGAHCGSCTRCIDACPTGAIVEPYRVDARRCISYLTIELKGSIPEPLRPMIGNRVYGCDDCQLVCPWNKFAQAAPVADFDVRHGLDRATLVELFAWDADTFDTRMQGSAIRRIGYESWLRNLAVGLGNALRAGEGRLAPQARDAIVDALRARADDPSPVVREHVEWALRAV; from the coding sequence ATGAACCGATTACCGGAACTCGCCGCATCCGACAGGCCTTCGACTCGTGCCGAAGGCGCGGCACCGTGCGCGCTCGACGATGCGGCGTTGACTGCGCTCGCCGCGCGCATCAGGGCGTGGGGGCGCGAATTGGGTTTCGGGGCGATCGGCATCAGCGATACCGATCTCTCGGATGCCGAAGCAGGCCTCGCCGCCTGGCTGGAAGCCGGATACCACGGCGAAATGGATTATATGGCGAAACATGGGATGAAACGCGCGCGTCCGGCCGAACTTGTGGCCGGTACGCGACGCGTGATCTCCGCGCGGCTCGCCTATTTGCCGGCTCAAACACTCGCTGACGGTGCGCCCGGCGCACTCGCACCGCACGACTGGCGCGCGCGCGAACAGGCCCGGCTCAACGATCCGCAGGCGGCCGTCGTGTCGATCTATGCGCGCGGCCGCGACTATCACAAGGTGCTACGCAACCGGCTGCAGACGCTCGCCGAGCGCATCGAGCAGGCGATCGGCGCGTTCGGCTACCGCGTGTTCACCGATTCGGCGCCCGTGCTCGAGGTCGAGCTTGCGCAGAAGGCCGGCGTCGGCTGGCGCGGCAAGCATACGCTGCTGCTGCAGCGCGATGCGGGTTCGCTGTTCTTCCTCGGCGAGATCTACGTCGACGTTCCGCTGCCGACCGACGCGCACACATCGCCCGACACCGCGCCCGAGACGCCCGGCGCCCACTGCGGCAGTTGCACGCGCTGCATCGACGCATGCCCGACCGGCGCGATCGTCGAGCCGTACCGCGTCGACGCGCGCCGCTGCATCTCGTACCTGACGATCGAACTGAAAGGCAGCATCCCCGAGCCGCTGCGGCCGATGATCGGCAATCGCGTGTACGGCTGCGACGATTGCCAGCTCGTGTGCCCGTGGAACAAGTTCGCGCAGGCCGCGCCCGTCGCCGATTTCGACGTGCGGCACGGCCTCGACCGCGCGACGCTCGTCGAGCTGTTCGCGTGGGATGCGGACACGTTCGATACGCGGATGCAGGGCAGTGCGATCCGGCGCATCGGCTACGAAAGCTGGCTGCGCAATCTCGCGGTCGGGCTCGGCAACGCGCTGCGCGCGGGTGAGGGCCGGCTCGCGCCGCAGGCGCGCGATGCGATCGTCGATGCGTTGCGCGCGCGGGCCGACGATCCGTCGCCGGTCGTGCGCGAGCATGTCGAATGGGCGCTGCGTGCCGTGTGA
- the tsaE gene encoding tRNA (adenosine(37)-N6)-threonylcarbamoyltransferase complex ATPase subunit type 1 TsaE, whose protein sequence is MPATPSQPPHDAMLPALLAERVIALADEAATEAFGTRFAHALDAARIELARAHAFDGLQIQLVGDLGAGKTSLVRAILRGLGHTGRVRSPTYTLVEPYALEREDGELEVYHFDLYRFNDPAEWSDAGFREYFNSSAICLVEWPQQAGTLLGVPDLVFSLDVDGDGRVLTVRAYSASGKACLERC, encoded by the coding sequence ATGCCAGCCACGCCCAGCCAACCGCCTCACGACGCCATGCTGCCCGCCCTGCTCGCGGAGCGCGTGATCGCGCTCGCCGACGAAGCGGCGACCGAGGCCTTCGGCACCCGCTTCGCGCACGCGCTCGACGCGGCGCGCATCGAGCTCGCCCGCGCGCATGCGTTCGACGGGCTGCAGATCCAGCTGGTCGGCGACCTCGGCGCGGGCAAGACGTCCCTCGTGCGCGCCATCCTGCGCGGCCTCGGCCACACGGGGCGCGTGCGCAGCCCGACCTATACGCTCGTCGAACCGTACGCGCTCGAACGCGAGGATGGGGAACTCGAGGTCTATCACTTCGATCTGTATCGTTTCAACGATCCGGCCGAATGGTCCGACGCAGGCTTTCGCGAATATTTCAATTCCAGCGCGATCTGCCTCGTCGAATGGCCACAACAGGCGGGCACGCTGCTCGGCGTACCCGATCTGGTTTTCTCGCTCGACGTGGATGGCGACGGCCGCGTCCTCACCGTCCGGGCGTACAGCGCTTCAGGAAAGGCATGTCTCGAAAGATGTTGA
- a CDS encoding N-acetylmuramoyl-L-alanine amidase produces the protein MSRKMLIKPFRSIESAATATHNWRRRQILRAGASTLVLGLVAPRLAHASSVLGVRVWPARDYTRVTIESDQPLQNTQQLLQGPDRLVVDLSGLDLDQALRDLVSKIAPNDPQIQSVRVGQYQPHVVRMVFDLKGSVKPQVFTLPPVGAYKYRLVFDLYPAVAPDPLSDLIAQTERKEQALNDTARAQQMQPPSTLAGPGTPPPAAGDNSDAFFQRFAQNTPATPHTPHAAGTPSTPTKPAVKPPPVIARRDDSDDDGDTYKFTAPKSGKGGTVRLLTVAIDPGHGGEDPGAIGGGGTYEKHIALDIAKKLRAKIDGAPNMRAMMTRDADFFVPLNVRVQKARRVGADLFVSIHADAFTTPSARGSSVFALSDHGATSAAARWMANKENSSDLIGGINIKTADAAVNRALFDMSTTAQIRDSLRYGNYVLKEVGGINKLHKGSVEQAGFAVLKAPDIPSILVETAFISNPEEESRLNDDSYRDQMADAIFRGIKRYFAANPPLAKSRMA, from the coding sequence ATGTCTCGAAAGATGTTGATCAAACCGTTCCGCTCGATCGAATCGGCGGCCACCGCGACGCACAACTGGCGGCGTCGCCAGATCCTGCGCGCGGGCGCGTCGACGCTGGTGCTCGGTCTCGTCGCGCCGCGGCTCGCGCACGCGTCGTCGGTGCTCGGCGTGCGCGTGTGGCCAGCACGCGATTACACGCGCGTCACGATCGAATCCGACCAGCCGCTGCAGAATACCCAACAGTTGCTACAGGGTCCCGACCGCCTCGTCGTCGACCTGAGCGGCCTCGATCTCGACCAGGCGCTGCGCGATCTCGTGTCGAAGATCGCGCCGAACGATCCGCAGATCCAGTCGGTGCGCGTCGGCCAGTATCAGCCGCACGTCGTGCGGATGGTGTTCGACCTGAAAGGTTCGGTGAAGCCGCAGGTGTTCACGCTGCCGCCGGTCGGCGCCTACAAGTACCGGCTCGTGTTCGACCTGTATCCGGCCGTCGCGCCCGATCCGCTGTCCGACCTGATCGCGCAGACGGAACGCAAGGAACAGGCGCTCAACGACACCGCGCGCGCGCAGCAGATGCAGCCGCCGTCCACGCTGGCCGGCCCGGGCACCCCGCCGCCCGCCGCGGGCGACAACAGCGATGCGTTCTTCCAGCGCTTCGCGCAGAACACGCCGGCCACGCCGCACACGCCGCACGCCGCCGGCACGCCTTCGACGCCCACGAAGCCGGCCGTCAAGCCGCCGCCGGTCATCGCACGCCGCGACGACAGCGACGACGACGGCGACACCTACAAGTTCACCGCACCGAAATCCGGCAAGGGCGGCACCGTGCGCCTGCTGACGGTGGCGATCGATCCGGGCCACGGCGGCGAGGATCCGGGCGCGATCGGCGGCGGCGGCACGTATGAGAAGCACATCGCGCTCGACATCGCGAAGAAGCTGCGCGCGAAGATCGACGGCGCGCCGAACATGCGCGCGATGATGACGCGCGACGCCGACTTCTTCGTGCCGCTGAACGTGCGCGTGCAGAAGGCGCGCCGCGTGGGCGCGGATCTCTTCGTGTCGATCCATGCGGACGCGTTCACGACGCCGTCCGCGCGCGGCTCGTCGGTGTTCGCGCTGTCCGATCACGGCGCGACGAGTGCCGCGGCGCGCTGGATGGCGAACAAGGAAAACTCGTCCGACCTGATCGGCGGCATCAACATCAAGACGGCGGATGCGGCCGTGAACCGCGCGCTGTTCGACATGTCGACGACCGCGCAGATCCGCGACTCGCTGCGCTACGGCAACTATGTGCTGAAGGAAGTCGGCGGCATCAACAAGCTGCACAAGGGCTCGGTCGAACAGGCCGGGTTCGCGGTGCTAAAGGCTCCCGACATTCCGTCGATCCTCGTCGAGACCGCGTTCATCAGCAACCCGGAAGAGGAGAGCCGGCTGAACGACGACAGCTATCGCGACCAGATGGCCGACGCGATCTTCCGCGGCATCAAGCGCTATTTCGCCGCGAATCCGCCGCTCGCGAAGAGCCGGATGGCCTGA
- a CDS encoding EamA family transporter, with protein MAPKDLLLALVVILAWGVNFVVIKVGLHGMPPMLLGALRFTLAAVPAVFFVRRPQIPWRLLVLYGATIQLGQFVFLFTGMYVGMPAGLASLVLQSQAFFTLVFAMLFLGERLRMQNLLGLAIAAGGLVVIAAQGGRAMTLAGFLLTICSAAMWAFGNIVTKKVGRANLVSLVVWASLVPPVPFFLLSLWFEGPQRIATALAGLNGASIFAVVYLAFVATLLGYGLWSRLLSRYPAAQVAQFSLLVPIVGLASSALLLDEHLTRAQLIGTALVMGGLAVNVFGGKLMRRFAAS; from the coding sequence ATGGCCCCGAAGGACTTGCTGCTTGCGCTGGTCGTGATCCTGGCGTGGGGCGTGAACTTCGTCGTGATCAAGGTCGGCCTGCACGGCATGCCGCCGATGCTGCTGGGCGCGCTGCGCTTCACGCTCGCGGCCGTGCCCGCGGTGTTCTTCGTGCGCCGGCCGCAGATTCCGTGGCGCCTGCTGGTGCTGTACGGCGCGACGATCCAGCTCGGCCAGTTCGTGTTCCTGTTCACCGGCATGTACGTCGGCATGCCCGCCGGCCTCGCGTCGCTCGTGCTGCAGTCGCAGGCATTCTTCACGCTCGTGTTCGCGATGCTGTTCCTCGGCGAGCGGCTGCGCATGCAGAACCTGCTCGGGCTCGCGATCGCCGCGGGCGGGCTCGTCGTGATCGCGGCGCAGGGCGGCCGCGCAATGACGCTCGCGGGCTTCCTGCTGACGATCTGTTCGGCCGCGATGTGGGCGTTCGGCAACATCGTCACGAAGAAGGTCGGCCGGGCGAACCTCGTGTCGCTCGTCGTGTGGGCGAGCCTCGTGCCGCCCGTGCCGTTCTTCCTGCTGTCGCTGTGGTTCGAAGGGCCGCAGCGGATCGCGACCGCGCTCGCCGGGCTGAACGGGGCGTCGATCTTCGCGGTCGTCTATCTCGCGTTCGTCGCGACGCTGCTCGGCTACGGGCTCTGGAGCCGCCTGCTGTCGCGCTATCCGGCCGCGCAGGTCGCGCAATTCTCGCTGCTGGTGCCGATCGTCGGCCTGGCTTCGTCGGCGCTGCTGCTCGACGAGCATCTGACGCGCGCGCAGCTGATCGGCACGGCGCTCGTGATGGGCGGGCTCGCGGTGAACGTGTTCGGCGGGAAACTGATGCGCCGCTTCGCGGCATCGTGA
- a CDS encoding pirin family protein has protein sequence MTAPIKALLKPHVRDIGNLQVRRTLPALAARLVGPFIFFDHMGPATLPPGTGLDVRPHPHIGLATVTYLFDGAILHRDSLGSLQEIVPGDVNWMTAGRGIVHSERTPDAQRENGHTVHGIQTWVALPRAHETTEPSFEHHPADTLPKRNEDGVSLTVIAGDAFGLRSPVTTFSRTLYVAAEFAAGGRLELDASHEERAVYVVDGELAIDGTPVPAEQMAVLAPGAAVTLTSGSGARAMLLGGDKIDGERFIEWNFVASSREAIERAKEAWTRQEMGKVPGETEWIPLPESKPR, from the coding sequence ATGACCGCCCCGATCAAAGCCCTGCTGAAGCCGCACGTGCGCGACATCGGCAACCTGCAGGTGCGCCGCACGCTGCCCGCACTCGCCGCACGCCTCGTCGGCCCGTTCATCTTCTTCGATCACATGGGACCCGCCACGCTGCCGCCCGGCACGGGGCTCGACGTGCGGCCGCACCCGCACATCGGTCTCGCCACCGTCACCTACCTGTTCGACGGCGCGATCCTGCACCGCGACAGCCTCGGATCGCTGCAGGAGATCGTGCCGGGCGACGTGAACTGGATGACGGCCGGCCGCGGGATCGTCCACTCCGAACGCACGCCCGACGCGCAGCGCGAAAACGGCCACACCGTGCACGGGATCCAGACCTGGGTCGCACTGCCGCGCGCGCACGAGACGACCGAGCCGTCGTTCGAGCACCATCCGGCCGACACGCTGCCGAAGCGCAACGAGGACGGCGTGTCGCTGACGGTGATCGCCGGCGATGCGTTCGGGCTGCGCTCGCCGGTCACGACGTTCTCGCGCACGCTGTATGTCGCGGCCGAATTCGCGGCCGGCGGCCGCCTCGAACTCGACGCATCGCACGAGGAGCGCGCGGTCTACGTGGTCGACGGCGAGCTCGCGATCGACGGCACGCCGGTGCCCGCCGAGCAGATGGCCGTGCTCGCGCCCGGTGCCGCAGTCACGCTGACGAGCGGCAGCGGCGCGCGCGCGATGCTGCTCGGCGGCGACAAGATCGACGGCGAACGCTTCATCGAATGGAACTTCGTCGCCAGCAGCCGCGAAGCGATCGAACGCGCGAAAGAAGCATGGACGCGCCAGGAAATGGGCAAGGTGCCGGGCGAGACCGAGTGGATTCCGCTGCCCGAGTCGAAGCCGCGTTGA
- the trxA gene encoding thioredoxin, with protein sequence MDTTLATFEKDVIEASLDAPVLVDFWAPWCGPCKTLGPLLEKLEGDYEGRWKLVKVNVDENQELAAHFQTRSIPHVIAFADGRPVDQFVGVLPEGQLRAFLDRLLPAPEEAERRAAQYAIAEERHDDALTHLEAALALNPGFDDARLDLIELLLASNQIDAARAETERLSPQTVQGGDPRYQAIKTRFDALEATADLPPTDALEARIAANPADLDARFDLAQSLIARRAYEGALEQLLEIVTRDRAYGDDLGRRTMISVFELAGDRPELVAGWRRKLSMALN encoded by the coding sequence ATGGACACCACGCTTGCCACATTCGAGAAAGACGTCATCGAGGCGTCGCTGGACGCCCCCGTGCTGGTCGACTTCTGGGCGCCGTGGTGCGGCCCGTGCAAGACGCTCGGCCCGCTGCTGGAAAAACTCGAAGGCGATTACGAAGGCCGCTGGAAGCTCGTGAAGGTCAACGTCGACGAGAACCAGGAACTCGCCGCGCACTTCCAGACCCGCAGCATCCCGCACGTGATCGCGTTCGCCGACGGGCGCCCGGTCGACCAGTTCGTCGGCGTGCTGCCCGAAGGCCAGCTGCGCGCCTTTCTCGACCGGCTGCTGCCGGCCCCCGAGGAAGCCGAACGGCGCGCCGCGCAATACGCGATCGCCGAAGAGCGCCACGACGACGCGCTCACGCACCTCGAGGCGGCGCTCGCGCTGAATCCCGGCTTCGACGACGCACGCCTCGACCTGATCGAACTGCTGCTCGCGAGCAACCAGATCGACGCCGCGCGCGCCGAGACGGAACGCCTGTCGCCGCAGACCGTGCAAGGCGGCGACCCGCGCTACCAGGCGATCAAGACTCGTTTCGACGCCCTCGAAGCCACGGCCGACCTGCCGCCGACCGACGCACTCGAAGCGCGCATCGCGGCCAACCCGGCCGATCTCGACGCGCGCTTCGATCTCGCGCAGAGCCTGATCGCGCGGCGTGCGTATGAAGGGGCGCTGGAACAGTTGCTGGAAATCGTCACGCGCGACCGCGCGTACGGCGACGATCTCGGCCGCCGCACGATGATCTCGGTATTCGAGCTGGCCGGCGACCGCCCGGAACTCGTCGCCGGATGGCGGCGCAAGCTGAGCATGGCGCTCAACTGA
- a CDS encoding tRNA threonylcarbamoyladenosine dehydratase — MPAADTAPPSSSDLTPTPEIQLDVDRARRFGGVARLYGAPAAAAFERAHVAVIGIGGVGSWVAEALARNAVGTLTLIDLDNVAESNTNRQIHALDGNYGKPKVDAMAERIALIDPACRVNRIEDFVEPDNFDALLGGGFDYVIDAIDSVRTKVALIAWCVAKRQPLVVVGGAGGQLDPTRIRIDDLALTIQDPLLSKVRAQLRKQHGFPRGPKARFKVSAVYSDEPLIYPEAAACDLEDGAEPSAAAHVAGLNCAGFGSSVCVTASFGFAAAAHALRAIAAQAAG, encoded by the coding sequence ATGCCCGCCGCCGACACCGCCCCGCCCAGTTCTTCTGATCTTACCCCGACCCCGGAAATCCAGCTTGACGTGGATCGCGCGCGGCGCTTCGGCGGCGTCGCGCGGCTGTACGGCGCGCCGGCCGCCGCCGCGTTCGAGCGCGCGCACGTCGCGGTGATCGGGATCGGCGGCGTCGGGTCGTGGGTGGCCGAGGCGCTCGCACGCAACGCGGTCGGCACGCTCACGCTGATCGATCTCGACAACGTCGCGGAAAGCAATACGAACCGGCAGATCCACGCGCTCGACGGCAATTACGGCAAGCCGAAGGTGGACGCGATGGCCGAGCGGATCGCGCTGATCGACCCCGCGTGCCGCGTGAACCGGATCGAGGATTTCGTCGAGCCCGACAACTTCGACGCGCTGCTCGGCGGCGGTTTCGACTACGTGATCGACGCGATCGACAGCGTGCGCACGAAGGTCGCGCTGATCGCGTGGTGCGTCGCGAAGCGTCAGCCGCTCGTCGTGGTCGGCGGCGCGGGCGGCCAGCTCGACCCGACGCGCATCCGGATCGACGATCTCGCGCTGACGATCCAGGATCCGCTGCTGTCGAAGGTGCGCGCGCAGTTGCGCAAGCAGCACGGCTTTCCGCGCGGGCCGAAGGCGCGTTTCAAGGTCAGCGCCGTGTATTCGGACGAGCCGCTGATCTATCCGGAAGCGGCCGCCTGCGATCTCGAGGACGGTGCGGAGCCGTCCGCGGCCGCGCACGTCGCGGGGCTCAACTGTGCGGGATTCGGTTCGAGCGTGTGCGTGACCGCGAGCTTCGGCTTCGCGGCCGCCGCGCATGCGCTGCGCGCGATCGCGGCGCAGGCCGCCGGCTGA
- the pdxH gene encoding pyridoxamine 5'-phosphate oxidase translates to MTTLADLRINYSRASLDEADVAHDPFAQFDRWFKEALAAKLPEPNTMTLATVGADGRPSARIVLIKGVDERGFVFFTNYESRKGHDLAAHPQAALLFYWIELERQVRIEGRIEKTSAEESDRYFASRPLGSRIGAWASEQSAVIDSRATLEAQEKAVSERYGDNPPRPPHWGGYRLVPDSIEFWQGRPSRLHDRLLYTRDANASSGWSISRLSP, encoded by the coding sequence ATGACGACTCTCGCCGATCTCCGCATCAATTATTCGCGTGCTTCGCTCGACGAAGCCGATGTCGCCCACGACCCCTTCGCCCAGTTCGACCGCTGGTTCAAGGAGGCGCTTGCCGCCAAGCTGCCCGAGCCGAACACGATGACGCTCGCGACCGTCGGCGCCGACGGCCGGCCCTCGGCACGCATCGTGCTCATCAAGGGCGTCGACGAACGCGGGTTCGTCTTCTTCACCAATTACGAAAGCCGCAAGGGGCACGACCTCGCCGCGCATCCGCAGGCAGCGCTGCTGTTCTACTGGATCGAGCTCGAGCGCCAGGTGCGCATCGAAGGCCGGATCGAGAAAACCAGCGCCGAGGAAAGCGACCGCTATTTCGCGTCGCGCCCGCTCGGCTCGCGCATCGGCGCATGGGCGTCCGAGCAGAGCGCGGTGATCGACAGCCGCGCGACGCTCGAAGCGCAGGAAAAGGCCGTCAGCGAACGCTACGGCGACAACCCGCCGCGCCCGCCCCACTGGGGCGGCTACCGCCTCGTGCCCGATTCGATCGAGTTCTGGCAGGGCCGCCCGTCGCGGCTGCACGACCGTCTGCTCTATACGCGCGACGCCAACGCTTCGTCAGGCTGGTCGATCTCGCGCCTGTCGCCGTAA
- a CDS encoding SAM-dependent methyltransferase, with protein sequence MFWEKKLAQWADEVRAKANIPARLVLWNGDQLDFGTFSAPQVTLKVNSASALPLLLEPSLDNLGEAYVKGKIDIEGKLSDIINIGYSLARSTVTSASKLARVKRYFNHTKSTDKKAIQYHYDVSNEFYKLWLDENMVYSCAYFENGDEDLATAQIKKIDHILTKIQLEPGQRLLDIGCGWGALVLRAAQKFGAQCLGVTLSQNQFDLATARVKAAGLEDRIEIRLQDYREIDGQFDRITSVGMFEHVGRKNLPLYFTRIHDLLVDDGIAMNHGITSTDAESGETALGGGEFIDRYVFPDGELPHISLALEAAQRGGLEAIDVESLRRHYARTLDIWTENFEAKAEAARQLVDDEKFRIWRVYLAGCAYAFEHDDVSIFQIVCRKAGRSAKTLPWSRRYMYEHALPR encoded by the coding sequence ATGTTCTGGGAAAAGAAGCTGGCACAGTGGGCGGACGAAGTACGGGCGAAAGCGAACATACCGGCGCGCCTCGTGCTGTGGAACGGCGACCAACTCGATTTCGGCACCTTCAGCGCGCCGCAGGTCACGCTGAAGGTGAACAGCGCGTCGGCGCTGCCGCTCTTGCTCGAACCGAGCCTCGACAATCTCGGCGAGGCCTACGTGAAGGGCAAGATCGACATCGAAGGCAAGCTGTCGGACATCATCAACATCGGCTACTCGCTCGCGCGCAGCACGGTGACGAGCGCGAGCAAGCTCGCGCGCGTGAAGCGCTACTTCAATCACACGAAGAGCACCGACAAGAAGGCGATCCAGTATCACTACGACGTCTCGAACGAGTTCTACAAGCTGTGGCTCGACGAGAACATGGTGTACTCGTGCGCCTACTTCGAGAACGGCGACGAGGATCTCGCCACCGCGCAGATCAAGAAGATCGACCACATCCTGACGAAGATCCAGCTCGAGCCCGGCCAGCGCCTGCTCGACATCGGCTGCGGCTGGGGTGCGCTCGTGCTGCGCGCCGCGCAGAAGTTCGGCGCGCAGTGCCTCGGCGTCACGCTGTCGCAGAACCAGTTCGACCTCGCGACCGCGCGCGTGAAGGCGGCCGGGCTGGAGGACAGGATCGAGATCCGGCTGCAGGACTACCGCGAGATCGACGGCCAGTTCGACCGCATCACGAGTGTCGGGATGTTCGAGCACGTCGGGCGCAAGAACCTGCCGCTCTATTTCACGCGGATTCATGACCTGCTCGTCGACGACGGCATCGCGATGAACCACGGGATCACGTCAACCGACGCGGAAAGCGGCGAAACCGCGCTCGGCGGCGGCGAGTTCATCGACCGCTACGTGTTCCCGGACGGCGAGCTGCCGCACATCAGCCTCGCGCTGGAGGCCGCGCAGCGCGGCGGACTGGAAGCGATTGACGTCGAAAGCCTGCGACGGCACTATGCGCGCACGCTCGACATCTGGACCGAAAACTTCGAAGCGAAGGCAGAAGCGGCGCGACAACTCGTCGACGACGAAAAATTCCGCATCTGGCGCGTGTATCTCGCCGGCTGCGCGTATGCGTTCGAGCACGACGACGTGTCGATCTTCCAGATCGTGTGCCGCAAGGCCGGACGCAGCGCGAAAACGCTGCCGTGGTCGCGGCGCTATATGTACGAACACGCGCTGCCGCGCTAG